The following are encoded in a window of Esox lucius isolate fEsoLuc1 chromosome 14, fEsoLuc1.pri, whole genome shotgun sequence genomic DNA:
- the naif1 gene encoding nuclear apoptosis-inducing factor 1 — translation MASNAKKRKMNFSEREVEIIVEEIEKQKHTLVNHFNAGVTHIAKNNAWMEILKKVNAVTTCPRELAEVKKKWSDMKTEVRRKVAQARAAIEETTADCTPVHVILTAMQQRICNLLGEATIISLPAGDPDAEITLPVSMSTTTTVTLTESLQTGSVSCEETKSLDAETTYHTLEEGGVVEYCTTTEATPTVVSSVESHPVEILTSVSTSPPPSHAKPQELKSRIALNSARLLQEQRVTNVHVRQIAQHLEGQNELLQMIRRSQEAQAYAQERQAQALEGTQAALLALVQMMRPALKDLRKFLQSGTENSNSSSGAAADGSEQRPKTPPPQQAQDVE, via the exons ATGGCATCGAatgcaaaaaagagaaaaatgaatttttcagagagggaggtagaaattATTGTGGAGGAAATAGAGAAACAAAAGCACACACTCGTTAACCACTTCAATGCTGGAGTCACTCACATAGCTAAGAATAACGCATGGATGGAAATTTTGAAGAAGGTTAACGCAGTAACAACCTGTCCCAGAGAGTTAGCCGAAGTGAAGAAGAAGTGGTCGGACATGAAGACCGAAGTGAGGCGCAAAGTGGCCCAAGCGAGAGCGGCAATTGAGGAGACCACTGCCGACTGCACTCCGGTTCACGTCATCCTCACTGCTATGCAGCAGCGTATTTGTAACCTCTTGGGAGAAGCAACTATTATCAGTTTGCCTGCTGGAGATCCAGATGCTGAGATTACGTTACCTGTTAGTATGAGTACAACCACTACAGTAACACTCACAGAGA GTCTTCAGACAGGTTCTGTGTCCTGTGAGGAGACCAAGTCGCTAGATG CCGAGACAACGTACCACACGCTGGAGGAGGGAGGCGTGGTGGAATACTGCACCACCACTGAGGCCACGCCCACTGTGGTGTCCTCTGTGGAGTCACATCCCGTGGAGATACTGACGTCGGTATCCACGTCCCCGCCGCCCAGCCACGCCAAGCCTCAGGAGCTGAAGAGCCGGATTGCCCTGAACTCGGCCCGGCTCCTCCAAGAGCAGCGGGTCACCAATGTGCATGTGAGGCAGATCGCGCAGCACCTGGAAGGCCAGAATGAGCTGCTGCAGATGATCCGAAGGTCCCAGGAAGCGCAGGCCTACGCCCAGGAGAGACAGGCACAGGCCCTAGAGGGAACCCAGGCTGCCCTGCTGGCCTTGGTTCAGATGATGAGGCCTGCTCTTAAGGACCTGAGGAAGTTCCTACAGAGCGGGACCGAGAACTCCAACAGCAGTTCTGGGGCGGCTGCAGATGGCTCAGAACAGAGGCCCAAGACACCGCCACCACAGCAGGCCCAGGATGTAGAATAG